The Blastomonas fulva genome contains a region encoding:
- a CDS encoding N-formylglutamate amidohydrolase — MDNRSADNAPPSRLFSLAGLAEARLPVLVAVPHAGRDYPDEILVNSRVTPQVLERLEDRHADMLALQAAKTGCATLVAHVARAWIDLNRAPSEIDPQMISNAPRTAFAQPSAKVRGGLGLVPRRLADHGELWRRPWTRESISARVSGMHDPYHQALSHALASLKARFGCAMLIDLHSMPPLRPEGSGPVPRIVVGDRYGRSAGARLCDLAQRTLARRGYEVALNHPYAGGYVLERHGRPARDIHALQIEVDRSLYLDEALSERGQGLEAMQEAVADLVRTLADDLLQHGGSTDIAIAAE, encoded by the coding sequence ATGGATAATCGATCCGCCGACAACGCCCCCCCATCGCGGTTGTTCAGCCTGGCTGGCCTCGCCGAAGCGCGCCTGCCGGTACTGGTGGCGGTCCCGCATGCGGGGCGGGATTATCCCGATGAAATCCTTGTCAATTCACGCGTGACCCCGCAGGTTCTCGAGCGTCTTGAAGACCGCCATGCCGATATGCTGGCTCTGCAGGCAGCAAAGACCGGGTGCGCCACTCTGGTCGCGCATGTCGCACGGGCGTGGATCGACCTCAACCGTGCCCCCAGCGAAATCGATCCGCAGATGATCAGCAACGCCCCGCGCACCGCCTTTGCCCAGCCCAGCGCCAAGGTGCGCGGTGGGCTCGGGCTGGTTCCGCGCCGGCTGGCCGATCATGGCGAGCTTTGGCGCAGGCCCTGGACCCGTGAGTCGATCAGCGCGCGCGTATCGGGCATGCACGATCCCTATCACCAGGCGTTGTCGCACGCGCTTGCCAGTCTGAAGGCTCGCTTCGGCTGCGCGATGCTGATCGACCTGCACTCGATGCCGCCGCTCAGGCCCGAGGGATCGGGGCCAGTGCCGCGAATCGTGGTGGGGGATCGCTATGGCCGGTCTGCCGGGGCAAGGCTGTGCGATCTGGCGCAGCGGACGCTCGCCCGGCGCGGCTATGAGGTGGCGCTCAACCATCCCTATGCCGGCGGCTATGTGCTCGAGCGCCATGGCCGCCCGGCGCGCGATATCCACGCGCTACAGATCGAGGTGGACCGCAGCCTTTATCTGGACGAGGCGCTCAGCGAACGCGGGCAGGGGCTCGAGGCGATGCAGGAGGCGGTTGCGGATCTTGTCCGGACGCTGGCGGACGATCTGCTGCAGCATGGCGGCAGCACCGACATCGCCATCGCCGCCGAATAG
- the cpdR gene encoding cell cycle two-component system response regulator CpdR, with translation MLSILLAEDDPAMRAYLQRALEKADYTVVAVDRGTAALPLLQEDHFDLLLTDIVMPEMDGIELAQHCGRISPETKVMFITGFAAVTLKAEQAAPSARVLSKPFHLKDLVLEVDRVFARGTFAQSL, from the coding sequence ATGTTGAGCATATTGCTGGCAGAAGACGATCCGGCGATGCGCGCCTATCTCCAGCGTGCGCTTGAAAAGGCCGATTACACCGTGGTTGCGGTTGATCGCGGCACCGCTGCGTTGCCCTTGCTGCAGGAGGATCATTTCGATCTGCTGCTCACCGATATCGTGATGCCGGAGATGGACGGGATCGAACTCGCGCAGCATTGCGGGCGGATCTCGCCCGAGACCAAGGTCATGTTCATCACCGGCTTTGCCGCAGTGACGCTCAAGGCGGAACAGGCCGCGCCCAGCGCGCGCGTGCTCTCCAAGCCCTTTCACCTCAAGGATCTGGTGCTGGAGGTCGACCGCGTGTTTGCCCGCGGCACCTTCGCCCAAAGCCTTTGA
- a CDS encoding ArsR/SmtB family transcription factor — protein MDDPGIQTWAVDALGALAHETRLAVFRMLVKAGPDGMVAGAIAEQQSVPPSTMSHHLATLERAGLVQSERESRLIHYRADYPAMRRLLTFLLEDCCQGTPEMCGDLVAGLGCAPALPEKA, from the coding sequence ATGGATGATCCAGGCATTCAGACATGGGCAGTGGATGCGCTTGGCGCGCTTGCGCACGAGACGCGGCTTGCGGTCTTCCGCATGCTGGTCAAGGCAGGTCCCGATGGCATGGTCGCGGGAGCGATTGCCGAGCAGCAGAGTGTCCCGCCCTCCACCATGTCGCACCATCTGGCGACCCTGGAGCGCGCAGGGCTGGTCCAGTCCGAGCGCGAAAGCCGACTGATCCATTACCGCGCCGATTATCCCGCGATGCGCCGCCTGCTGACCTTCCTGCTGGAGGACTGCTGCCAGGGCACACCCGAAATGTGCGGCGATCTTGTTGCAGGGCTCGGCTGCGCCCCTGCCCTACCCGAGAAAGCATGA
- a CDS encoding arsenate reductase ArsC, whose amino-acid sequence MADSIYNVLFLCTGNSARSILGEAVLNKIGEGRFRAYSAGSHPKGQVHPMALSVLGDMGFETSGFESKSWDAFSAPGSPEFDFIFTVCDNAAGETCPVWLGHPMTAHWGIEDPAAVEGDGQREAFLEALRYLSDRIERFVALPIESLDQIALKRKLADIGNTAGASSGASA is encoded by the coding sequence ATGGCTGACTCGATCTACAACGTTCTGTTCCTGTGCACCGGCAACAGTGCCCGCTCGATCCTTGGCGAGGCTGTGCTCAACAAGATCGGTGAAGGGCGCTTCAGGGCATACAGCGCCGGCAGCCACCCCAAGGGACAGGTCCATCCGATGGCGCTGTCGGTGCTTGGCGACATGGGCTTCGAGACCAGCGGGTTCGAATCCAAGAGCTGGGACGCGTTCAGCGCCCCCGGTTCGCCCGAGTTCGATTTCATCTTCACCGTGTGCGACAATGCCGCGGGCGAAACCTGCCCTGTCTGGCTGGGCCACCCGATGACCGCGCACTGGGGCATCGAAGACCCCGCCGCGGTGGAGGGCGACGGCCAGCGCGAGGCGTTCCTCGAGGCGCTGCGCTATCTGTCGGACCGGATCGAGCGGTTCGTCGCGCTGCCGATCGAAAGCCTCGACCAGATAGCGCTGAAGCGCAAGCTTGCCGACATCGGCAACACTGCGGGCGCCAGCAGCGGTGCCAGCGCATGA
- the arsH gene encoding arsenical resistance protein ArsH has translation MTSADGMTDGPGFERLRHLADPDLLPALDPAYAHRVPALGLGPLDPRPRILLLYGSLRERSYSRLVIEEAARLLQHFGCETRIFDPRDLPLPDQVENDDHPAVAELRAHSIWSEGQIWCSPERHGQITGIMKTQIDHLPLAYQGMRPTQGRTLAVMQVSAGSQSFNSVNTLRILGRWMRMFTIPNQSSVAKAYLEFDENGRMKPSSYYDRIVDVVEELVRFTVLLRPHADQLVDRYSERKDSDQPVATPVEAAGLAKS, from the coding sequence ATGACGTCCGCAGATGGCATGACCGACGGACCCGGGTTTGAACGCCTGCGCCATCTGGCCGATCCAGACCTTCTGCCCGCGCTCGATCCGGCCTATGCGCACCGTGTCCCGGCGCTGGGACTGGGTCCGCTCGATCCCAGGCCGCGCATCCTGTTGCTCTACGGGTCGTTGCGCGAACGCTCCTATTCGCGGCTGGTGATCGAGGAAGCGGCGCGGCTGCTGCAGCATTTCGGCTGCGAAACCCGCATTTTCGATCCCCGCGATCTGCCGCTGCCCGATCAGGTCGAGAACGACGATCACCCTGCGGTCGCGGAGCTGCGCGCGCACTCGATCTGGTCCGAGGGCCAGATCTGGTGCAGTCCCGAACGACATGGCCAGATCACCGGCATCATGAAGACCCAGATCGACCATCTGCCGCTCGCCTATCAGGGCATGCGCCCGACCCAGGGCCGCACGCTCGCGGTGATGCAGGTAAGCGCGGGCTCGCAAAGCTTCAACAGCGTCAACACGCTGCGGATCCTTGGCCGCTGGATGCGGATGTTCACCATCCCCAACCAGTCGAGCGTCGCCAAGGCCTATCTCGAGTTCGACGAGAATGGACGCATGAAGCCATCGAGCTATTACGACCGCATCGTCGATGTCGTCGAGGAACTGGTGCGCTTCACGGTCCTGCTGCGCCCGCACGCCGATCAGCTGGTCGATCGCTATTCCGAGCGCAAGGACAGCGACCAGCCGGTCGCGACACCGGTCGAGGCCGCAGGGTTGGCGAAAAGCTGA
- a CDS encoding ABC transporter permease has translation MSELLNALAGWGVNVAIAITALRTNLLRSILTTLGVMIGVFSVILAVAVGNGAQVSVNQQIATLGSNMAIVVPEPERANGPPRPGDRGRLTERDGEAIARQVPGVNAVAPQIRTSVQMVTGGRSASTQAIGSTEEYGSISNLATSDGRFLTGSDVGAATRVVVIGQTVADKLFVDINPIGETVRINRVPFTVIGLLESKGSNLGNDNDDQIIMPISTLRQRLSTGLAQGPDDVTLLFVGFEDEDSLVAGDREIKSLLRARYRVSKGKITPFTVRTTKEIAETSGQVTQIFQAVLVAIASISLLVGGIGIMNIMLVSVTERTREIGLRMALGAKRRDIRNQFLVEAAVLCLIGGAIGLTLAMVAAAVFQQVAEFPAPIGWDTAVLAVAFSAVIGLVFGGYPAIRASRLSPIEALRSE, from the coding sequence ATGAGTGAGCTGCTGAACGCGCTCGCCGGATGGGGCGTCAACGTTGCGATCGCGATCACGGCGCTGCGCACGAACCTGCTGCGTTCGATCCTGACCACGCTGGGCGTGATGATCGGGGTGTTCTCGGTGATCCTTGCGGTCGCGGTGGGCAATGGCGCGCAGGTCTCGGTAAACCAGCAGATCGCCACGCTCGGCTCGAACATGGCTATCGTGGTGCCCGAGCCCGAGCGCGCTAACGGCCCGCCCAGACCCGGCGACCGGGGCAGGCTGACCGAACGCGATGGTGAGGCCATCGCGCGGCAGGTGCCCGGGGTGAACGCGGTCGCACCGCAGATCCGCACCAGCGTCCAGATGGTCACCGGCGGACGCAGCGCCTCGACCCAGGCGATCGGATCGACTGAAGAATACGGAAGCATTTCCAACCTCGCCACCTCCGATGGCCGATTCCTGACCGGAAGCGATGTCGGCGCCGCAACGCGGGTGGTGGTGATCGGGCAGACGGTGGCCGACAAGCTGTTCGTCGACATCAATCCCATCGGCGAGACGGTGCGGATCAACCGCGTGCCGTTCACCGTCATCGGTCTGCTTGAAAGCAAGGGCAGCAATCTGGGCAACGACAATGATGATCAGATCATCATGCCGATCTCGACATTGCGCCAGCGGCTGTCCACCGGCCTGGCCCAGGGTCCGGACGATGTGACTCTGCTGTTCGTCGGCTTCGAGGACGAGGATTCGCTGGTTGCGGGCGACCGCGAGATCAAGAGTCTTCTGCGCGCGCGCTACCGGGTGTCGAAAGGTAAGATCACGCCGTTTACCGTGCGCACCACCAAGGAGATCGCAGAAACATCAGGCCAGGTGACCCAGATCTTCCAGGCGGTGCTGGTGGCGATCGCTTCGATCTCATTGCTCGTGGGCGGCATCGGAATCATGAACATCATGCTGGTCAGTGTCACCGAGCGGACGCGCGAGATCGGCCTGCGCATGGCGCTGGGGGCGAAGCGCCGCGATATCCGCAACCAGTTTCTGGTCGAGGCGGCGGTGCTGTGCCTCATCGGCGGCGCGATCGGCCTCACCCTGGCGATGGTTGCAGCCGCAGTCTTCCAGCAGGTGGCAGAATTCCCGGCGCCGATCGGCTGGGACACGGCGGTCCTTGCCGTCGCGTTTTCTGCCGTCATCGGGCTGGTGTTCGGCGGCTACCCCGCCATCCGCGCATCGCGGCTGTCGCCGATCGAGGCGCTGCGCAGCGAGTAA
- a CDS encoding ABC transporter ATP-binding protein gives MTAPLLETHDLVKDYVIGGELVHAVNRVSLSIQRGEFVAIMGASGSGKSTFMNMIGCLDVPTSGTLLLDGIDTKTLDSDELAEIRNRKIGFVFQQFNLLARTSALDNVAVPLIYAGVRATERRERAQAKLEAMGLANRMQNTPAKLSGGQQQRVAIARALVTDPLILLADEPTGALDTQTSLDIMGIFQKLNDEGITLVIVTHEPDIAEYAERRIVFRDGKVIEDAPVTSRRRAVMA, from the coding sequence ATGACAGCGCCGCTTCTTGAGACGCATGATCTGGTCAAGGATTATGTGATCGGCGGTGAGCTGGTGCACGCGGTCAACCGCGTCTCGCTGAGCATCCAGCGCGGCGAATTCGTCGCGATCATGGGGGCCAGCGGATCGGGCAAGTCGACCTTCATGAACATGATCGGCTGTCTCGACGTGCCGACCTCGGGCACGCTCCTGCTCGATGGCATCGACACCAAGACGCTCGACAGCGACGAGCTGGCCGAGATCCGCAACCGCAAGATCGGCTTTGTCTTCCAGCAGTTCAATCTGCTGGCGCGCACCAGCGCGCTCGACAATGTCGCGGTGCCATTGATCTACGCCGGGGTGCGGGCGACCGAGCGGCGCGAGCGGGCGCAGGCCAAGCTCGAGGCGATGGGGCTAGCCAACCGCATGCAGAACACGCCTGCCAAGCTTTCGGGCGGGCAGCAGCAGCGTGTGGCGATCGCGCGCGCGCTGGTCACCGATCCGCTGATCCTGCTGGCGGACGAACCCACCGGTGCGCTCGATACCCAGACATCGCTCGACATCATGGGGATTTTCCAGAAGCTCAATGACGAGGGGATCACGCTGGTTATCGTCACCCACGAACCCGATATTGCCGAATATGCCGAGCGCCGCATCGTGTTCCGCGATGGCAAGGTGATCGAGGATGCGCCCGTCACATCGCGCCGCCGGGCGGTCATGGCATGA
- a CDS encoding efflux RND transporter periplasmic adaptor subunit translates to MGSWIKRHKVWSALIALVVLFVLYKIIAPTPHDYEYTGEKVGRGEVLRVVSASGKVRALNTIKVGTEVSGQVTKVYVDFNSPVTAGQILAEIDPTRVRARVQQTEAQVALARAGLQQTAANVLRARSELEIQERDFARQRDLAQRGFVSKANLDAAQTRLNSARNALDVALAQTQSGNAQIRQATAELSSARLDLNRTVIIAPASGVIIDKLVEPGTTVAASFQTPNLFEIAADTTKMQVEASVDEADIGQIVEGQNVTFTVDSYPDDVFRAKVRQVRKAPVETQNVVSYLVIIDVDNLDGKLLPGMTANVEIITGAKKNALRVPTNALRFRPKAADRGPPVEEQPAKPGKKEAPRQTLYLAGTDAYKPVRKQVRIGLQGDEYTEILSGIKAGDTVLVRTKSLKPKAETDDTDEDDSAAS, encoded by the coding sequence ATGGGTTCATGGATCAAGCGCCACAAGGTGTGGTCGGCGCTGATTGCGCTGGTAGTGCTGTTCGTCCTCTACAAGATCATCGCTCCGACGCCGCATGACTATGAATATACCGGAGAAAAGGTCGGGCGCGGCGAGGTGCTGCGAGTCGTCTCGGCCAGCGGCAAGGTGCGCGCGCTCAACACCATCAAGGTCGGCACCGAAGTCTCGGGCCAGGTCACCAAGGTCTATGTCGACTTCAACTCGCCGGTCACCGCAGGCCAGATCCTGGCCGAGATCGACCCGACACGGGTGCGGGCGCGGGTCCAGCAGACCGAGGCTCAGGTGGCGCTTGCTCGCGCAGGATTGCAGCAGACCGCTGCCAATGTGCTGCGCGCGCGGTCCGAACTTGAAATCCAGGAACGCGATTTTGCCCGGCAGCGCGATCTGGCGCAGCGCGGGTTCGTCTCCAAGGCCAATCTCGATGCGGCCCAGACCCGGCTGAACAGCGCGCGCAACGCGCTCGACGTCGCGCTGGCGCAGACCCAGAGCGGCAACGCCCAGATCCGGCAGGCCACCGCCGAGCTGTCGTCGGCCCGGCTCGACCTCAACCGCACGGTGATCATCGCGCCTGCCAGCGGGGTGATCATCGACAAGCTGGTCGAGCCCGGCACCACCGTTGCCGCCAGCTTCCAGACCCCCAATCTTTTCGAGATCGCTGCCGACACCACCAAGATGCAAGTCGAGGCCTCGGTGGACGAGGCGGATATCGGCCAGATTGTCGAGGGTCAGAATGTGACCTTCACCGTCGACAGCTATCCCGATGACGTGTTCCGCGCCAAGGTCCGCCAGGTCCGCAAGGCACCGGTCGAAACGCAGAATGTCGTGAGCTATCTGGTAATTATCGATGTCGACAATCTCGACGGAAAGCTGCTGCCCGGCATGACCGCCAATGTCGAGATCATCACCGGTGCCAAGAAGAACGCGCTGCGGGTTCCCACCAACGCGCTCAGGTTCCGTCCCAAGGCAGCCGATCGCGGTCCGCCGGTGGAGGAACAGCCCGCCAAGCCGGGCAAGAAGGAGGCGCCGCGCCAGACGCTGTATCTCGCCGGTACCGACGCCTACAAGCCGGTCAGGAAGCAGGTGCGCATCGGGCTGCAGGGCGACGAGTACACCGAGATCCTCTCGGGCATCAAGGCCGGTGACACGGTGCTGGTGCGCACCAAATCGCTGAAGCCCAAGGCAGAAACCGACGATACGGATGAAGATGACAGCGCCGCTTCTTGA
- a CDS encoding DHA2 family efflux MFS transporter permease subunit, with amino-acid sequence MSHAETPRSRFLPWFGFLCMCIGMFMAILDIQIVATSLPTIQKALGISPERMIWVQTAYLTSEIVAIPLTGYLTARLGMRWLFVCAISVFTLASAGCGQSESFETLIGWRIVQGFAGGTLIPAVFSAVFLLFPPRSQGLATTIAGVAAVFAPTIGPIVGGWLTETYSWHWLFRINIVPGVLAALGAAWALRNAESNARCDRSIDLLALVLLAAGLAALQIGLKDAPSLGWLAPGVAALLAIFALSTVWFVWRTWHAACPLVDLHCFADRNFAVGCALSFILGAGLFGSTYLMPFFLGLVREHDAFRIGQIMLVTGIAQLLAAPLAVYLEQRIGARTLCLFGFGLFAAGLLASINQTAQTDFAEMVVPQILRGGASMFCLLPPTRIALGYLATDKIADGSGLFNLMRNLGGAIGLALIDTTIFTRADTHGQAIADRLTAGDVDTAMDIGIPRDAFLEQIGTPPDEFTEELVRPLVERQALVDAINDAWLLIAVMTVFAILLVFLIRRPRTEDAPVDADPLG; translated from the coding sequence ATGAGCCACGCTGAAACGCCCAGGTCCCGGTTTCTGCCGTGGTTCGGCTTTCTGTGCATGTGCATCGGCATGTTCATGGCCATTCTGGACATCCAGATCGTCGCGACATCGCTCCCCACCATTCAGAAGGCGCTGGGGATCAGCCCCGAGCGCATGATCTGGGTGCAGACGGCCTATCTCACTTCAGAGATCGTCGCGATCCCGCTGACCGGCTATCTGACCGCAAGGCTCGGGATGCGCTGGCTGTTCGTCTGCGCGATCTCGGTGTTCACTCTGGCGTCCGCCGGGTGCGGCCAGAGCGAAAGCTTCGAGACGCTGATCGGGTGGCGGATCGTGCAGGGCTTTGCCGGAGGGACGCTGATCCCCGCGGTCTTCTCGGCGGTGTTCCTGCTGTTCCCGCCCAGGTCGCAGGGGCTGGCGACCACCATTGCCGGGGTCGCGGCAGTGTTTGCGCCCACGATCGGCCCGATCGTCGGCGGCTGGCTGACCGAAACCTATTCCTGGCACTGGCTGTTCCGCATCAACATCGTTCCCGGTGTGCTCGCAGCTTTGGGGGCGGCATGGGCTCTGCGCAACGCCGAGAGCAACGCGCGTTGCGACCGCTCGATCGACCTGCTCGCCCTGGTGCTGCTCGCCGCCGGGCTCGCCGCGCTGCAGATCGGGCTCAAGGACGCGCCATCGCTGGGCTGGCTTGCGCCAGGCGTCGCCGCACTGCTGGCGATCTTCGCGCTGAGCACCGTCTGGTTCGTATGGCGGACATGGCACGCCGCCTGCCCGCTGGTCGACCTGCACTGCTTTGCCGACCGCAACTTTGCCGTCGGTTGCGCGCTCAGCTTCATCCTGGGCGCAGGGCTGTTCGGATCGACCTATCTGATGCCGTTTTTCCTGGGGCTGGTGCGCGAGCATGACGCCTTCCGCATCGGGCAGATCATGCTGGTCACCGGCATCGCGCAACTGCTCGCCGCCCCGCTGGCGGTGTATCTGGAACAGAGGATCGGCGCGCGTACCTTGTGCCTGTTCGGATTCGGGCTGTTTGCAGCCGGACTGCTCGCCAGCATCAACCAGACTGCTCAGACCGATTTTGCCGAGATGGTGGTGCCGCAGATCCTGCGCGGCGGGGCCAGCATGTTCTGCCTGTTGCCACCCACGCGCATCGCTTTGGGGTATCTCGCCACCGACAAGATCGCCGATGGCAGCGGCCTGTTCAACCTGATGCGCAACCTCGGCGGGGCGATCGGGCTGGCGCTGATCGATACCACCATCTTCACCCGCGCCGACACCCATGGGCAGGCCATCGCCGACCGGCTGACCGCAGGCGATGTCGATACTGCGATGGACATCGGGATCCCGCGCGATGCATTTCTGGAGCAGATCGGCACGCCCCCCGACGAGTTCACCGAGGAGCTGGTGCGGCCGCTGGTCGAACGGCAGGCGCTGGTCGATGCGATCAACGATGCCTGGCTGTTGATCGCGGTGATGACCGTGTTCGCGATCCTGCTGGTGTTCCTGATCCGGCGGCCACGCACGGAAGATGCACCGGTGGACGCTGATCCTCTCGGCTGA
- a CDS encoding alkaline phosphatase PhoX, giving the protein MDRREFAKSLTALAFAGLAGCTARGLGASVSSADLVLDPEGVIDLPRGYAYRVISRAGDAMDDGHVVGDRADGMGCFALDRHRVALVRNHELQVKHHGSGPFGERAVALAYDRTNDGRALPGGTSTLIYDLRRGRVEAQYQSLAGTIRNCSGGITPWGSWLTCEEDVTRAGNGVARDHGWVFEVPAAHKGLVEPVPLTAMGRFNHEAAAVDPATGIVYLTEDRDDSLFYRFLPARRGELAAGGRLQALAFVEPGLDDTRNWSEVTLPRGTGRPVRWVDLDGTHSPDDDLRLRGHAAGAARFARGEGVHFGNGSIYFCCTSGGAAKLGQVMRYRPSKAEGQAGERTSPGTLQNFVESSDPALFNFGDNLTVAPNGHLVVCEDQYSLIVNNHLRGVTPAGDLYTLGRCRQQTELAGACFSPDGSTLFVNLYSPAMTLAITGPWGSA; this is encoded by the coding sequence ATGGATCGCCGCGAGTTTGCCAAGAGCCTGACCGCGCTCGCCTTTGCCGGGCTTGCCGGGTGCACTGCCCGGGGGCTAGGCGCCAGTGTGTCGAGCGCCGATCTGGTGCTGGACCCCGAGGGCGTAATCGACCTGCCGCGGGGCTATGCCTATCGGGTTATCTCGCGCGCGGGCGACGCCATGGACGACGGGCATGTCGTGGGCGACCGTGCCGACGGCATGGGATGCTTCGCGCTCGATCGCCACCGCGTCGCGCTGGTGCGCAACCACGAACTGCAGGTCAAGCACCACGGATCGGGACCATTTGGCGAACGCGCGGTCGCCCTGGCCTACGACCGGACCAACGACGGCCGCGCCCTGCCCGGCGGCACCTCAACGCTGATCTATGATCTGCGCCGCGGACGGGTCGAGGCGCAGTATCAGAGCCTCGCGGGCACGATCCGCAACTGCTCGGGCGGCATCACCCCCTGGGGCAGCTGGCTGACCTGCGAGGAGGATGTCACCCGCGCGGGCAATGGCGTAGCGCGCGATCATGGCTGGGTGTTCGAGGTTCCCGCCGCGCACAAGGGCCTGGTCGAGCCGGTCCCGCTCACCGCCATGGGGCGGTTCAACCACGAGGCCGCCGCGGTCGATCCGGCGACCGGCATCGTCTACCTGACCGAGGACCGCGACGATTCGCTGTTCTATCGCTTCCTCCCAGCCAGGCGCGGCGAGCTTGCCGCTGGCGGCAGGCTGCAGGCGCTGGCCTTTGTCGAACCGGGGCTGGACGACACGCGCAACTGGTCCGAGGTGACTTTGCCGCGCGGTACCGGCAGGCCGGTGCGCTGGGTCGATCTCGACGGCACCCACAGCCCCGATGACGATCTGCGGCTTCGCGGCCATGCTGCAGGCGCTGCGCGGTTTGCGCGCGGCGAGGGCGTGCATTTCGGCAACGGATCGATCTATTTCTGCTGCACCTCGGGCGGCGCGGCCAAGCTCGGTCAGGTGATGCGCTATCGCCCCAGCAAGGCGGAGGGCCAGGCCGGCGAACGCACGTCTCCAGGGACGCTGCAGAATTTCGTGGAATCCAGCGATCCGGCGCTGTTCAACTTCGGCGACAACTTGACCGTTGCGCCGAACGGCCATCTGGTGGTGTGCGAGGACCAGTATTCGCTGATCGTGAACAACCACCTGCGCGGGGTGACCCCGGCGGGCGATCTCTACACGCTGGGTCGCTGCCGCCAGCAGACCGAGCTTGCCGGCGCGTGCTTCTCGCCCGATGGATCGACGCTGTTCGTCAACCTCTACAGTCCCGCGATGACGCTTGCGATCACCGGGCCTTGGGGCTCGGCATGA
- a CDS encoding DUF6702 family protein: MRGLRLIAGALALAAAATFTSQAGAHRGHDAMSVVTLADNGAVTVSHRFEAHDLEPALAEIAPDAQTSLDDPAAIEELKTYLLAHFSLSADGAPVALTVGSVEIGVRDVRVDYTGSVIGNPRALEVRSTILRDIYPRQVNQVVVRRGPSVQTLRFAGGEAKTVMLRPGPVMPSPKAR, from the coding sequence ATGAGGGGTTTGCGACTGATCGCCGGTGCTCTGGCGCTGGCCGCTGCTGCAACGTTCACGTCTCAGGCCGGAGCGCATCGCGGGCATGATGCGATGAGCGTCGTCACGCTGGCGGACAATGGCGCGGTCACCGTGTCGCACCGGTTCGAGGCGCATGATCTGGAACCGGCGCTGGCCGAGATCGCGCCCGATGCGCAGACCAGCCTGGATGATCCCGCTGCGATTGAGGAACTGAAGACCTATCTGCTCGCGCATTTCAGCCTGTCCGCCGATGGCGCGCCGGTGGCGCTAACCGTCGGGTCGGTCGAGATCGGGGTGCGCGATGTGCGGGTGGACTATACCGGCAGCGTGATCGGCAATCCCAGGGCGCTGGAAGTGCGGTCGACCATCCTGCGCGATATCTATCCGCGCCAGGTCAACCAGGTCGTGGTGCGGCGTGGCCCGAGCGTGCAGACGCTGCGCTTTGCAGGGGGCGAGGCCAAGACGGTGATGCTGCGCCCCGGCCCGGTCATGCCGAGCCCCAAGGCCCGGTGA